One genomic segment of Clostridium saccharoperbutylacetonicum N1-4(HMT) includes these proteins:
- a CDS encoding glycoside hydrolase family 43 protein, with product MIKRSPMFLLTFTLLSGFALNTYTASANTDIGTTALVTTKQAVSVVSTSALAKTPGYSNPLITQKFGADPFAMVYDGRVYVYMSSDAFMYKNGNVSDNDYSNIKTITCISSDDMVNWTDHGEIPVAGSNGAAKWASNSWAPAVTHKIINGKEKFFLYFANNGGAIGVLTADTPIGPWTDPIGKPIVTTSTPGVNGVVWLFDPAVLMDDDGTGYLYFGGGIPGGSSPSQSQIANPKTGRVIKLDSDMIHTTGNASVIDSPFMFEDSGIHKYNGKYYYSYCSNFSGTHPTGTPPQGEIAYMVSDNPMGPFTYKGTFLKNPGSYFGVGGNNHHAVFQFKNQWYVTYHAQTLGKAMGITKGYRSPHINKLEYDGSGLIKTVQADMQGVGQVANLNPYKRTEAETIGWNSGLSTEKSKASGSMVSSINLDVTNINNGDWLAVSKADFGSGAKSFKANIASTVGGTIEIHLDSLDGQLIGTINVSPTGGEQQWKEMKCDVKSVSGVHNVYFKFNGNGTNNLFNIDYWQFIS from the coding sequence ATGATCAAAAGATCGCCAATGTTTTTATTGACATTTACATTATTATCTGGATTTGCTCTGAATACGTATACAGCAAGTGCAAATACAGATATAGGAACGACTGCATTAGTTACTACAAAACAAGCTGTATCAGTTGTGAGTACAAGTGCTCTTGCTAAAACCCCAGGGTATTCTAATCCTCTTATTACTCAAAAGTTTGGAGCAGATCCGTTTGCCATGGTTTATGATGGCAGAGTATATGTTTATATGAGCAGTGATGCTTTTATGTATAAAAACGGAAATGTATCTGATAATGATTATAGTAATATTAAGACTATAACATGTATATCATCCGATGACATGGTAAATTGGACAGATCATGGTGAAATTCCAGTTGCAGGATCGAATGGTGCAGCAAAATGGGCAAGTAATTCTTGGGCGCCAGCTGTTACACATAAGATTATTAATGGAAAAGAAAAGTTTTTTCTGTATTTCGCAAATAATGGAGGAGCAATAGGAGTTCTTACAGCAGATACACCTATTGGACCATGGACAGATCCTATTGGAAAACCTATTGTTACTACTAGCACTCCAGGAGTAAATGGTGTTGTATGGCTTTTTGACCCAGCAGTATTGATGGATGATGATGGAACAGGTTATTTGTATTTTGGTGGGGGAATACCAGGAGGAAGTAGCCCTAGTCAAAGTCAAATTGCAAATCCTAAAACAGGAAGAGTCATAAAATTAGATAGTGATATGATTCATACTACTGGAAATGCATCAGTAATTGATTCACCTTTTATGTTCGAGGATTCTGGTATTCACAAATACAATGGAAAATATTATTATTCATATTGTTCTAATTTTTCTGGTACACATCCAACAGGAACTCCACCTCAAGGAGAAATTGCTTATATGGTAAGTGATAATCCTATGGGACCGTTTACTTATAAAGGTACTTTTCTTAAAAATCCAGGAAGTTATTTTGGAGTAGGCGGAAATAATCATCATGCTGTGTTTCAATTTAAGAATCAATGGTATGTAACATATCATGCTCAAACGCTTGGAAAAGCAATGGGAATTACAAAAGGATACCGTTCACCACATATCAATAAGCTTGAATATGATGGAAGCGGACTTATAAAGACGGTTCAAGCTGATATGCAAGGTGTGGGTCAAGTTGCTAATCTTAATCCATATAAAAGGACTGAGGCAGAGACAATTGGATGGAATAGTGGACTTTCAACTGAAAAAAGTAAAGCTTCAGGAAGCATGGTAAGTAGTATTAATCTTGATGTTACAAATATAAATAACGGTGATTGGCTTGCAGTATCAAAAGCTGATTTTGGAAGTGGAGCTAAATCATTTAAGGCCAATATTGCATCTACTGTAGGAGGAACAATAGAAATACATTTGGATAGTTTAGATGGACAGCTTATAGGCACCATTAATGTAAGTCCTACAGGTGGAGAACAACAATGGAAAGAAATGAAATGTGACGTAAAGAGTGTTAGTGGAGTGCACAATGTTTACTTTAAGTTTAATGGAAATGGCACTAACAACTTATTTAATATTGACTATTGGCAATTTATTTCTTAA
- a CDS encoding NAD(P)-dependent oxidoreductase has protein sequence MDKYNAKDIFHEGIDYSYISLISKKLRIGIIGGGKAGTIKAKHFVKSKSYVEVLAKTFDEEIIELAKNSKDNLKLINEPFNFRFLHDKHIVILAFNDDILKNKIKDYCDEKYKIYIDSSDFMNGMGVVPVQRNTDNLTFALNTEYGNPKGSVFLSNKIENLLKEYDSFMEFITKIRNKTKGLEPYKDDIIKFIVSDEYKKAFDDGKSEEELRNNFPKNIVDYLLEP, from the coding sequence ATGGATAAATATAATGCAAAAGATATTTTTCACGAAGGAATAGATTATTCTTATATTTCATTGATATCAAAAAAGCTTAGAATAGGAATAATTGGAGGAGGAAAAGCTGGTACAATAAAAGCAAAGCATTTTGTTAAGAGTAAATCTTATGTAGAAGTCTTAGCAAAAACTTTTGACGAGGAAATAATTGAATTAGCTAAGAACTCAAAAGACAATTTAAAGCTTATAAATGAACCCTTTAATTTTAGATTTTTACATGATAAACATATAGTAATTTTAGCCTTTAACGATGATATTTTAAAAAATAAAATAAAAGACTATTGTGATGAAAAATATAAAATATACATAGATTCTTCTGATTTTATGAATGGCATGGGAGTTGTTCCAGTTCAAAGAAATACCGATAACTTAACTTTTGCATTGAATACTGAATATGGAAATCCTAAAGGTTCAGTTTTTCTTTCTAATAAGATAGAAAATTTATTAAAAGAATATGATAGTTTTATGGAGTTTATCACTAAAATACGAAATAAAACAAAAGGGCTGGAACCGTATAAAGATGATATAATTAAATTTATAGTAAGTGATGAATATAAAAAAGCTTTTGATGATGGAAAAAGTGAAGAGGAGCTAAGAAATAATTTCCCAAAGAATATTGTAGATTACTTACTTGAGCCTTAG
- a CDS encoding glycoside hydrolase family 30 beta sandwich domain-containing protein, translating to MNVKVRRLLLSLLTISITGSLCVGLSATANAASNVSINLSAEKQVVRGFGGMNLPAWAGDLTAGQRETAFGNGENQLGLSVLRIYVDDNKNNWYKELPTAKKAIEHGAIVFATPWNPPSDMTETFNRNGDTSAKRLKYDKYAAYAQHLNDFVSYMKNNGVNLYAISIQNEPDYGKEWTWWTPQEVLKFMKENAGTINCKVMSPESFSYQKNMYNPILNDSQALANMDILGTHTYGTKVSDFAYPLFKQKGAGKELWMTEVYVPNSDANSADRWPEALDVAEHINNAMVEGDFQSYVWWYIRRSYGFIKEDGNVSKRGYMMAHFSKFVRPGYVRVDATKNPTTNVYVSAYKGNNKVVIVVINKGTSEVKQSFNVSNSKVSSVSSWQTTATANLAKSASSINVSNGSFTATLPAQSVTTFVGEIN from the coding sequence ATGAATGTTAAGGTAAGAAGGCTATTATTGTCATTGTTAACGATTTCTATAACGGGTTCACTATGTGTAGGATTATCAGCAACAGCTAATGCTGCATCAAATGTTTCAATAAATTTATCAGCAGAAAAGCAAGTGGTTCGCGGTTTTGGAGGAATGAATCTTCCAGCTTGGGCTGGAGATTTAACAGCAGGTCAAAGAGAAACAGCTTTTGGTAATGGAGAAAATCAGTTAGGCCTTTCTGTCTTGAGAATTTATGTAGATGATAATAAAAATAATTGGTATAAAGAGTTGCCAACTGCAAAAAAAGCAATTGAACACGGTGCAATAGTTTTTGCTACACCATGGAATCCACCAAGTGACATGACTGAGACTTTTAATCGTAATGGTGATACATCAGCAAAGCGACTTAAGTATGATAAGTATGCTGCATATGCACAGCATCTTAATGATTTTGTTTCATATATGAAGAATAATGGTGTAAATTTGTATGCTATATCTATTCAAAATGAACCTGATTATGGAAAAGAGTGGACATGGTGGACACCACAAGAGGTACTTAAATTTATGAAAGAAAATGCTGGAACAATAAATTGTAAGGTAATGTCTCCTGAGTCATTTTCTTATCAAAAAAATATGTACAATCCTATTTTGAATGATTCACAAGCTCTTGCTAATATGGATATTCTCGGCACCCATACTTATGGTACTAAGGTTAGTGATTTTGCTTATCCACTTTTTAAACAAAAAGGAGCTGGAAAAGAACTTTGGATGACAGAAGTATATGTACCAAATAGTGATGCTAATTCAGCAGATCGTTGGCCAGAAGCATTAGATGTTGCAGAACATATAAATAATGCTATGGTAGAGGGAGATTTTCAATCATATGTATGGTGGTACATTAGAAGATCCTATGGTTTCATTAAAGAAGATGGTAATGTAAGCAAGCGTGGTTACATGATGGCTCATTTCTCTAAATTTGTTCGTCCTGGATATGTAAGAGTTGATGCAACAAAGAATCCAACAACAAATGTTTATGTATCTGCGTATAAAGGCAATAATAAAGTAGTTATTGTTGTAATAAATAAAGGAACTTCTGAAGTAAAGCAAAGTTTTAATGTTTCAAACAGTAAAGTTTCTAGTGTATCGTCATGGCAGACTACAGCAACAGCAAACTTGGCTAAATCAGCTTCAAGCATAAATGTATCTAATGGAAGTTTTACAGCAACACTTCCAGCACAAAGTGTGACTACCTTTGTGGGTGAAATTAATTAG
- the cobA gene encoding uroporphyrinogen-III C-methyltransferase, which produces MSQVYIIGTGPGDEELLTLKAVKALKKCTAVLYDRLVSNNILNYLNENCEVYYCGKEPGAHSKTQEEINELLVELAKKGHIVGRIKGGDPYVFGRGGEEVLELRKENISFEVVPGVTSPIAVLNYAGIPITHRGIAQSFHVVTGKSAQDLNVNFKALAGEQGTLVFMMGLSNLDNIISQLIANGKSPLTPCGVVMRGTSAKQKKVIGTLENISEKVKAANLKSPCIIVVGEVVTLNESLSWYENKPLFGKNICITRTKKQSENLKEKLVKMGAEVTSFNAIEIESCAEKLDEYLNTIENYDHIVFTSVNSVEIFFDYLVEKAYDVRRIKAKISAIGRATERALNNRGIVCFAKAKEFVGEGLVSILKPNLKVNEKLLLPCSAKSRQYIYEELVRTGVEVDRVFIYDTICGKVVNKKSFEEVDIVFFTSPSTVKNMVDMLGIDEIKKKQVIAIGPKTNEPLIELGIEAYVCKEHSEDGFLKEIENLLLRERK; this is translated from the coding sequence ATGAGTCAAGTATATATAATAGGAACAGGACCTGGTGACGAAGAATTATTAACATTGAAAGCAGTAAAGGCACTTAAGAAGTGTACAGCTGTTCTTTATGATAGATTAGTTTCAAATAATATATTAAATTATTTAAATGAAAATTGTGAAGTTTATTATTGCGGAAAAGAGCCTGGGGCTCATTCAAAAACTCAAGAGGAAATAAATGAACTCTTGGTTGAACTTGCAAAGAAAGGACATATAGTTGGAAGAATAAAGGGTGGAGACCCTTATGTTTTTGGAAGAGGTGGAGAAGAGGTATTAGAATTAAGAAAAGAAAATATTTCTTTTGAAGTTGTTCCAGGGGTAACATCGCCTATTGCAGTATTGAATTATGCTGGAATTCCAATAACTCATAGAGGTATTGCACAAAGTTTTCATGTTGTAACTGGTAAATCAGCACAAGATTTAAATGTTAATTTTAAAGCTTTAGCTGGGGAACAAGGAACCTTAGTTTTTATGATGGGGCTAAGCAATCTAGATAATATTATTAGTCAGTTAATAGCTAATGGTAAATCACCATTAACTCCATGTGGAGTTGTAATGCGAGGGACTTCAGCAAAACAAAAAAAGGTAATAGGAACATTAGAAAATATATCTGAAAAAGTTAAAGCGGCAAATTTAAAATCACCATGTATAATAGTGGTTGGAGAAGTTGTAACTTTAAATGAAAGTTTAAGTTGGTATGAAAATAAGCCACTTTTTGGTAAAAATATCTGTATTACAAGAACTAAAAAGCAGTCAGAGAATCTAAAAGAGAAATTAGTAAAAATGGGTGCAGAAGTTACAAGCTTTAATGCTATAGAAATAGAAAGCTGTGCAGAAAAGTTAGATGAATATTTAAATACAATAGAGAATTATGATCATATAGTGTTTACTTCAGTTAATAGTGTGGAAATATTTTTTGATTATTTAGTTGAAAAAGCGTATGATGTAAGAAGAATTAAGGCTAAGATTTCTGCAATTGGCCGTGCCACTGAAAGAGCCTTAAACAATAGAGGTATTGTATGTTTTGCAAAGGCTAAAGAATTTGTAGGTGAAGGCTTAGTAAGTATTTTGAAACCTAACTTAAAGGTAAATGAAAAGTTACTTTTACCATGTTCAGCTAAGAGCAGACAATACATATATGAAGAATTAGTTAGAACAGGTGTTGAAGTAGATAGAGTATTTATTTATGATACAATTTGTGGTAAGGTAGTAAATAAAAAATCTTTTGAAGAAGTTGATATAGTATTTTTTACAAGTCCATCTACTGTGAAAAATATGGTTGATATGTTAGGAATAGATGAAATAAAAAAGAAACAGGTTATAGCTATAGGACCTAAGACAAATGAACCTTTAATAGAATTAGGAATAGAGGCTTATGTATGTAAAGAACATTCTGAAGATGGTTTTTTAAAGGAAATAGAAAACTTATTATTAAGAGAGAGGAAGTGA
- the hemC gene encoding hydroxymethylbilane synthase: protein MDKFIIATRKSQLAQVQTEIIMKNLKDKFNINSEKLLIVTEGDRRLDVSLTKIGGKGLFVKDIEVALLEERAHGAVHSMKDVPYELSSEFEIAAITEREDIRDVLISKDNIPFKEMRSGAVIGTSSIRRACQLKLLRNDLEIVSIRGNVQTRLEKMKRENLDGIILASAGLKRLNEENLITEYFDPKEFIPAVAQGALGIECLRNSESRQYFNKLEDANAKLTVEAERSFMKELNGDCHSLIGAYSEIKGNDLYMIGIYDIGGKIVKKDILGSVDKNVELGKNLAKKILQI, encoded by the coding sequence GTGGATAAGTTTATAATAGCAACAAGAAAAAGCCAATTAGCGCAAGTGCAAACTGAAATAATAATGAAGAATTTAAAAGATAAGTTTAATATAAATAGCGAAAAATTGCTTATAGTTACAGAAGGGGATAGAAGATTAGATGTTTCCTTAACTAAAATTGGAGGAAAAGGTCTTTTTGTCAAAGATATAGAAGTTGCTTTGCTAGAGGAAAGAGCACATGGTGCGGTTCATAGTATGAAGGATGTACCCTATGAATTAAGCAGTGAATTTGAAATTGCAGCAATAACTGAACGAGAAGATATAAGAGATGTCCTTATTTCAAAGGACAATATACCTTTTAAAGAAATGAGATCAGGAGCTGTAATAGGGACTAGCAGCATTAGAAGGGCATGTCAGCTTAAATTACTTAGAAATGATTTGGAAATTGTATCAATTAGAGGAAATGTGCAAACTAGATTAGAAAAGATGAAAAGGGAAAATTTAGACGGCATTATTTTAGCTAGTGCAGGATTAAAGCGGTTAAATGAGGAAAATTTAATAACTGAATATTTTGATCCAAAAGAATTTATACCAGCAGTTGCTCAAGGTGCATTAGGAATTGAGTGCTTAAGGAATAGTGAAAGCAGACAATATTTCAATAAATTGGAAGATGCAAATGCAAAATTAACAGTAGAAGCTGAAAGAAGCTTTATGAAAGAATTAAATGGTGATTGTCATAGCCTTATTGGCGCATATTCAGAAATTAAAGGTAATGATTTATATATGATTGGTATATATGATATTGGTGGAAAAATAGTGAAAAAAGATATCCTAGGAAGTGTAGATAAGAATGTTGAATTAGGAAAGAACCTAGCAAAAAAGATCCTACAAATTTAA
- the hemB gene encoding porphobilinogen synthase encodes MIKRGRRLRANSAIRDMVRETILNSKDFIYPIFVVEGKNIKNEISSLPGNYHFSIDRLHEVINEVKEADIAGVLLFGIPEHKDECGSEAYNDNGIVQQAIREIKRIDKNLLVVTDVCMCEYTSHGHCGIIHDEDVDNDETLDYLAKISVSHAKAGADIIAPSDMMDGRIGAIRKALDENGFKKISIMSYSAKYCSAFYGPFRDAANSAPQFGDRKTYQMDPANRMEAIRETQMDIDEGADFIMVKPALAYLDIIRDCRENFNLPLVAYNVSGEFAMIKAAGKLGLIDEERVMMETLTSIKRAGADIIITYHALEASKIINSVRS; translated from the coding sequence ATGATTAAAAGAGGAAGAAGACTTAGAGCAAATTCAGCTATTCGTGATATGGTTAGAGAAACAATATTAAATTCCAAGGACTTTATATATCCTATTTTTGTTGTTGAAGGTAAAAATATAAAAAATGAAATTTCTTCGTTACCAGGAAATTATCATTTTTCAATTGATAGATTACATGAGGTAATTAATGAGGTAAAAGAAGCTGATATTGCAGGAGTTTTACTTTTTGGAATACCAGAACATAAGGATGAATGTGGTTCAGAAGCTTATAATGATAACGGAATTGTTCAACAAGCTATAAGAGAAATAAAAAGAATAGATAAGAATTTACTTGTTGTTACTGATGTTTGCATGTGTGAGTATACTTCTCATGGACATTGTGGGATAATTCATGATGAAGATGTGGATAATGATGAAACCTTAGATTATTTAGCTAAGATATCTGTATCTCATGCAAAAGCAGGAGCTGATATTATTGCGCCTTCTGATATGATGGATGGGAGAATTGGAGCTATCAGAAAAGCATTAGACGAAAATGGATTTAAAAAAATAAGTATAATGAGTTATTCAGCAAAATATTGTTCAGCATTTTATGGACCATTTAGAGACGCAGCAAATTCTGCACCTCAATTTGGTGATAGAAAAACTTATCAAATGGATCCAGCAAATAGAATGGAAGCTATTCGTGAAACACAAATGGATATAGATGAAGGTGCTGATTTTATTATGGTTAAGCCTGCACTTGCTTATTTAGATATAATTAGGGATTGTAGAGAAAACTTTAATCTGCCTTTAGTAGCCTATAATGTAAGTGGAGAATTTGCAATGATAAAAGCAGCTGGTAAACTTGGGCTTATCGATGAAGAAAGAGTAATGATGGAAACATTAACGTCAATTAAGAGAGCAGGAGCAGATATTATTATCACGTATCATGCTTTAGAAGCGTCGAAAATAATTAACTCAGTTAGGAGTTAG
- the hemA gene encoding glutamyl-tRNA reductase, with amino-acid sequence MIGLIGIKKDTPLEIREKFIIKTKKRELYLNELLTELKEAVILATCNRTEIYFNASFEKEELLEKVFLIFNWNFEYRKYIFIASDKGAYRHLFEVCCGFHSKILGEDQILGQVKEAYEKAIKFKAVSLELHRLFQEAITAGKRFRKEAKLFEIPVSSASIVINEAIKQKCNSFMVLGYGEVGQLILKYLLSHKVEIIYLVVRNAKVNDEINDKRVKVIDFEGKNNYIDNVDCIISCTSAPHAVVRKGDFNEEGNKILVYDLAVPRDVEEEVSFISRTEVYNIDTISRIDDNNKLLRKERMENNKDIMLKYLNEYEEWLKLREVSPVIQKLRTLGNEVYEKRSKTFIHKSDNDKDIILADRLIKSTSDFYINRAIEVVKEEALKGSGEEWINIMQKIFFTKE; translated from the coding sequence GTGATAGGTTTAATTGGTATAAAGAAAGACACTCCGTTGGAAATAAGAGAAAAGTTTATAATAAAAACTAAAAAACGTGAACTATACTTGAATGAATTACTTACGGAGTTAAAAGAAGCAGTTATTTTAGCAACCTGTAATAGAACAGAGATTTATTTTAATGCATCTTTTGAAAAAGAAGAATTATTAGAAAAGGTTTTTTTAATTTTTAATTGGAATTTTGAGTATAGAAAGTACATATTTATTGCTAGTGATAAAGGTGCATATAGACATCTTTTTGAAGTATGTTGTGGATTTCACTCTAAAATACTTGGAGAAGATCAAATTTTAGGCCAGGTAAAAGAGGCTTATGAAAAAGCAATAAAATTTAAAGCTGTATCTTTAGAATTACATAGATTATTCCAAGAGGCTATTACTGCTGGAAAGAGATTTAGGAAAGAGGCTAAATTGTTTGAAATTCCAGTCTCTTCTGCATCAATAGTTATAAATGAAGCTATAAAACAAAAGTGTAATAGTTTTATGGTTTTAGGATATGGGGAAGTTGGGCAACTTATTTTGAAATATTTACTTTCTCACAAGGTTGAAATTATATACTTAGTGGTTAGAAATGCTAAAGTTAATGATGAGATAAATGATAAAAGAGTTAAAGTAATTGATTTTGAAGGGAAAAATAATTATATAGATAATGTAGATTGTATAATTAGCTGTACATCTGCACCTCATGCAGTCGTTAGAAAAGGTGATTTTAATGAGGAAGGGAACAAAATTTTAGTGTACGATTTGGCTGTTCCAAGAGATGTAGAAGAAGAAGTTTCTTTTATAAGTAGAACTGAAGTTTATAATATTGATACTATAAGCCGAATCGATGATAACAACAAATTATTAAGAAAAGAAAGAATGGAAAATAATAAAGATATTATGCTTAAATATCTTAATGAATATGAAGAGTGGCTTAAGCTTAGGGAAGTTTCTCCTGTTATACAAAAATTAAGAACTTTAGGTAATGAAGTTTATGAAAAGAGGAGCAAAACTTTTATACATAAAAGTGATAATGATAAGGATATAATTTTAGCTGATAGATTAATTAAAAGTACATCAGATTTTTACATAAATAGAGCCATTGAAGTTGTTAAGGAAGAAGCTTTAAAAGGAAGTGGTGAAGAATGGATAAATATAATGCAAAAGATATTTTTCACGAAGGAATAG
- a CDS encoding epoxyqueuosine reductase QueH encodes MNKINYQKELDFLIENLTKEEKVPTLLLHSCCAPCSSYVLEYLSQYFKITIFFYNPNIYPLEEYARRVEEQKKFISELKVKNKIEFVEGEYDTKSFYEIAKGLEEDKEGNVRCFKCYELRLREAAIAATKAGFDYFTTTLSISPHKNSQKLNEIGKMLSEEYNVKYLYSDFKKKEGYKRSIELSKEFNLYRQDYCGCVFSKNESMKEK; translated from the coding sequence ATGAATAAGATAAATTATCAAAAGGAACTAGATTTTTTGATAGAAAATTTAACAAAGGAAGAAAAAGTACCTACATTGTTACTACATAGTTGTTGTGCACCTTGTAGCAGCTATGTCTTAGAATATTTATCGCAATATTTTAAGATAACAATTTTCTTTTATAATCCTAATATATATCCTTTGGAAGAATATGCTAGGAGAGTTGAAGAACAAAAGAAATTTATTTCTGAGCTTAAAGTTAAGAATAAAATAGAGTTTGTTGAAGGAGAATATGATACAAAAAGTTTCTATGAAATAGCAAAAGGGTTAGAAGAGGATAAGGAAGGCAACGTAAGATGCTTTAAGTGTTATGAATTAAGACTTAGGGAAGCCGCAATTGCCGCTACGAAAGCTGGTTTTGATTATTTTACAACTACATTATCAATAAGTCCTCATAAAAATTCACAAAAATTAAATGAAATTGGCAAAATGTTAAGTGAAGAGTATAATGTAAAATATCTATATTCTGATTTTAAGAAAAAAGAAGGATATAAGCGTTCAATAGAATTATCTAAAGAATTTAACTTGTATAGGCAAGATTATTGTGGGTGTGTATTTTCTAAAAATGAAAGTATGAAGGAAAAATAG
- the hemL gene encoding glutamate-1-semialdehyde 2,1-aminomutase yields MKNLEIFKESEKYMPGGVNSAVRAFKGINLNPPIIKSGKGVMITDEDDNEYIDFVLAWGPLLLGHSDEDVVKAIQKISLKAVAFGAPTKLELDMAKFMCTNLDNIEMIRMVNSGTEATMSAIKLARGYTNRNKIVKFAGCYHGHFDGFLVEAGSGVMTGGIPGSLGVPKESIENTLIGIYNNKKQIEELFEKHGNEIAGVIIEPVAGNMGVIKAEDDFMETLRKLCDSYGALLIFDEVMSGFRVDFKGAQSLFKVKPDLVTYAKIMGGGLPCGAYGGRKEIMEKLSPLGGVYQAGTMSGNSIVMAAGLATLNKIKNNLDYYDHIEKMGAKFEEGVLTISKKYNLPVVINRVGGMMTIFFTDLKVVRTYDDVKKCDVEKFNKYFEHMLKNGINIAPSQFEAIFLSAKHEESHIDKFIKTFEEFACNC; encoded by the coding sequence GTGAAGAATCTTGAGATATTTAAAGAGTCAGAAAAGTATATGCCAGGTGGAGTTAACAGTGCTGTTAGAGCATTTAAAGGAATTAATTTAAATCCACCTATAATAAAATCTGGAAAAGGCGTAATGATTACAGATGAAGATGATAATGAATATATAGATTTTGTATTAGCGTGGGGGCCATTACTCCTTGGACATAGTGATGAAGATGTTGTAAAGGCTATTCAAAAAATTAGTTTGAAGGCAGTAGCTTTTGGGGCTCCAACAAAATTAGAATTAGACATGGCTAAATTTATGTGTACCAATTTAGATAATATTGAAATGATTAGAATGGTTAATTCAGGTACAGAGGCTACTATGAGTGCAATAAAACTAGCAAGAGGATATACTAATAGAAATAAGATAGTAAAATTTGCTGGATGTTATCATGGGCATTTCGATGGATTTTTAGTAGAAGCAGGTTCAGGAGTAATGACTGGAGGAATTCCTGGTTCTCTTGGGGTTCCAAAAGAGAGTATAGAAAATACGTTAATAGGTATTTACAATAATAAGAAGCAAATAGAAGAATTGTTTGAAAAGCATGGTAATGAAATAGCAGGAGTAATTATTGAACCAGTAGCAGGAAATATGGGCGTCATAAAAGCAGAAGATGACTTCATGGAAACTTTGAGAAAACTATGTGATTCTTACGGTGCTTTATTAATTTTTGATGAAGTTATGAGTGGATTTAGAGTTGACTTTAAAGGAGCTCAGAGCCTATTTAAAGTTAAACCAGATTTGGTTACTTATGCTAAGATTATGGGAGGTGGACTTCCATGTGGAGCTTATGGCGGAAGAAAAGAAATAATGGAAAAATTATCGCCATTAGGTGGAGTTTATCAAGCAGGAACTATGTCAGGAAATTCAATTGTTATGGCAGCAGGACTTGCAACATTAAATAAAATTAAGAATAATTTGGATTATTATGATCATATAGAAAAAATGGGAGCTAAGTTTGAAGAGGGTGTACTAACTATATCAAAAAAATATAATTTACCAGTAGTTATAAATAGGGTTGGTGGAATGATGACTATATTCTTTACTGATCTTAAAGTAGTTAGAACTTACGATGATGTTAAAAAATGCGATGTTGAGAAATTCAATAAGTATTTTGAGCATATGTTAAAGAATGGAATAAACATTGCACCATCACAATTTGAAGCTATTTTTTTAAGTGCAAAACATGAAGAAAGTCATATTGATAAATTTATAAAGACATTTGAAGAATTTGCATGTAATTGTTAA
- a CDS encoding DUF3867 domain-containing protein: protein MSDKIIDFNELKNKVKDKDVDKFEEYIYSMYYKLAEGKMNMADFSKNIMSYMQENNISQDKLINIQKKFLERYGIDPSTIEEQFNIPGFNMNNNNYETMKKTASFHDKYKSRIATRTMSEYFVKNEKNDLKIFLENTDVILISEKNVDLNDNELNEFLCSYKKVIDDKKINIILCENTKSYEY from the coding sequence ATGTCTGACAAAATCATAGACTTCAATGAATTAAAAAATAAAGTTAAAGATAAAGATGTAGATAAGTTTGAAGAATATATTTACTCAATGTATTATAAATTGGCTGAAGGTAAAATGAATATGGCAGATTTCTCAAAAAATATAATGTCTTATATGCAAGAAAATAATATATCTCAAGATAAACTTATCAATATACAAAAAAAATTTTTAGAGAGATATGGAATAGATCCATCTACCATAGAAGAGCAATTTAATATTCCAGGCTTTAATATGAATAACAATAATTATGAAACTATGAAAAAGACAGCTAGTTTCCATGATAAATATAAAAGCAGAATAGCAACAAGAACAATGTCTGAGTATTTTGTAAAAAATGAAAAAAATGATTTAAAGATATTTTTGGAAAATACAGATGTTATTTTAATAAGTGAAAAGAACGTGGATTTAAATGACAATGAACTAAATGAATTTTTGTGTTCATATAAAAAAGTTATTGATGATAAGAAGATAAATATAATTTTATGTGAAAATACAAAAAGTTATGAATATTAG